In Bacillus sp. Cs-700, one genomic interval encodes:
- a CDS encoding RluA family pseudouridine synthase translates to MEKFTFKVAEEEKGERIDKLITSYESDWSRSQVQTWIKENNIQVNGEPVKGNYKATAGDQIEVTVPEPEELEIVAENLNLEIVYEDADVLVVNKPRGMVVHPAPGHASGTLVNGLMYQVNDLSGINGVVRPGIVHRIDKDTSGLLMVAKNDKAHESLVKQLQAKTVNRLYTAIVHGNIQHDVGTIDAPIGRDRQDRQKMTVTDENSRDAVTHFRVLERYQQYTYVECKLETGRTHQIRVHMKYIDHPVAGDPKYGPRRKSLPIDGQALHAGVLGFRHPVTEEWLEFSAPIPEDIERLLKRLRQD, encoded by the coding sequence ATGGAAAAATTCACATTTAAAGTAGCAGAAGAAGAAAAAGGTGAGCGAATTGATAAGCTCATTACTTCTTATGAAAGCGACTGGTCGCGTAGCCAGGTTCAAACTTGGATCAAAGAAAATAACATCCAAGTAAATGGGGAGCCAGTTAAAGGTAATTATAAAGCAACAGCAGGCGATCAGATTGAAGTAACCGTTCCAGAGCCTGAGGAGTTAGAAATTGTTGCGGAGAACTTAAATCTAGAGATCGTTTATGAAGATGCAGATGTACTTGTCGTGAATAAGCCTCGTGGAATGGTTGTTCATCCCGCACCGGGCCACGCTAGCGGCACGCTTGTAAACGGACTAATGTATCAAGTGAACGACCTAAGCGGCATTAATGGCGTTGTTCGCCCTGGGATTGTGCACAGAATCGACAAAGATACATCAGGTTTGTTGATGGTTGCTAAAAACGATAAGGCGCATGAATCACTCGTAAAGCAACTGCAAGCCAAAACAGTTAACAGACTGTATACGGCCATTGTACATGGCAATATTCAGCACGATGTAGGCACGATTGATGCTCCAATCGGACGAGATCGTCAAGATCGTCAAAAAATGACGGTGACGGATGAAAATAGTCGCGATGCTGTAACACATTTTCGTGTGCTTGAGCGATATCAGCAATATACGTATGTGGAGTGTAAGCTTGAAACAGGTCGGACGCATCAAATTCGTGTGCACATGAAGTATATCGATCATCCTGTCGCAGGGGATCCGAAATACGGACCAAGAAGAAAGTCGCTTCCAATTGACGGTCAAGCTCTACATGCAGGAGTACTTGGTTTTCGTCACCCTGTAACGGAAGAGTGGCTTGAATTCTCAGCGCCTATTCCTGAAGATATCGAACGCTTATTAAAAAGACTTAGACAAGATTAA
- the lspA gene encoding signal peptidase II, whose product MWKYLIAIGIIVLDQWTKWLVVKYMEYGENITLIDGFLSLTSHRNRGAAFGILQGQMIFFYIITIFVIGAVIYYMRQYKHSRFVSVTLALILGGAIGNFIDRVLRGEVVDFVNTFIFSYDFPIFNVADASLVVGVILIFIGTIFESKQAKGEN is encoded by the coding sequence GTGTGGAAATATCTCATAGCCATTGGCATCATTGTACTAGATCAGTGGACGAAATGGCTTGTTGTGAAGTATATGGAATATGGTGAAAACATAACGTTGATCGATGGTTTTCTTTCTCTCACATCTCATCGAAATCGGGGCGCGGCCTTCGGAATCCTACAAGGACAGATGATTTTCTTTTATATTATTACGATTTTCGTCATTGGAGCGGTTATTTATTATATGAGACAGTATAAGCATAGCCGTTTCGTTAGTGTAACTCTCGCGCTCATACTTGGCGGTGCAATTGGGAACTTTATTGATCGAGTCCTTCGAGGAGAAGTAGTGGATTTTGTAAATACGTTCATCTTCTCTTATGACTTTCCGATCTTTAACGTTGCCGATGCATCACTTGTTGTAGGGGTTATACTCATTTTTATCGGAACCATTTTTGAAAGTAAGCAGGCTAAAGGGGAAAACTAA
- a CDS encoding RNA-binding protein, with protein MSIYEHYRPEERTFVDRVLQWQDEVQERYAPRLTDFLDPREQDMVRQIIGNHPDVGVFFSGGVEGSERQRALLVPPYFEPSIEDFEITAFEITYPAKFLTLTHPDLLGAMMGLGIKREKFGDIIVNESLAHLIVAKEIADFVQMNLTQAGKASLSPVEISLEHLHLPEAVWDEQAGTVTSLRLDTVLAEVYNLSRGKVSTMIEHDRAKLNWKIVSQPSAEVKEGDYLSLRGSGRSKIVSIDGKTKRDKWRITYQIRK; from the coding sequence ATGTCGATTTACGAACATTACCGACCTGAAGAACGGACGTTTGTGGATCGCGTTTTGCAGTGGCAAGATGAGGTTCAGGAAAGATATGCGCCCAGATTAACAGATTTTCTAGATCCGCGAGAGCAGGATATGGTGAGACAAATCATAGGAAATCATCCTGATGTGGGAGTGTTTTTCTCAGGTGGAGTGGAAGGGTCTGAACGTCAAAGGGCTCTTCTTGTTCCACCTTACTTTGAGCCTTCAATCGAAGATTTCGAAATAACAGCATTTGAAATTACATATCCAGCTAAGTTCCTTACACTTACGCACCCTGATTTGCTTGGTGCAATGATGGGCCTCGGGATAAAACGAGAGAAGTTTGGGGATATCATCGTAAATGAAAGTCTTGCACATCTTATTGTCGCAAAGGAGATTGCAGACTTTGTTCAAATGAATTTGACGCAAGCTGGTAAAGCTTCTCTTTCTCCAGTAGAAATTTCACTTGAGCATTTACATTTGCCTGAAGCAGTATGGGACGAGCAGGCAGGGACGGTAACTAGTCTTAGACTAGATACTGTTCTCGCTGAAGTTTATAACCTCTCAAGAGGTAAAGTCAGTACAATGATTGAGCATGATCGTGCGAAATTAAACTGGAAGATTGTCAGTCAACCTTCTGCTGAAGTGAAAGAGGGAGATTACTTATCTCTTAGAGGCTCCGGTAGAAGTAAAATCGTTTCAATCGATGGGAAAACAAAGCGAGATAAATGGCGAATCACTTATCAAATTCGTAAATAG
- a CDS encoding DivIVA domain-containing protein — MPLTPLDIHNKEFTRGFRGYDEDEVNEFLDQVIKDYETVIREKKELNERVKLLEERLGHFSNLEETLNKSILVAQESAEEVRQNAKKESQLIVKEAEKNADRIINDSLAKARKISMDNEELKKQAAVYRTRFRMLVEAQLEMLNNEDWDGLVARFEEEEEEQQEQIEEKA; from the coding sequence TTGCCTTTAACACCATTAGATATTCATAACAAAGAGTTTACTCGCGGTTTCCGCGGTTATGATGAAGATGAAGTCAATGAATTTCTCGATCAGGTAATCAAAGATTATGAAACGGTAATCAGAGAAAAGAAAGAATTGAATGAGAGAGTGAAACTATTAGAAGAACGACTAGGACATTTCTCTAACCTGGAAGAAACGTTAAACAAGTCGATCTTAGTTGCACAAGAATCAGCAGAAGAAGTAAGACAAAATGCAAAAAAAGAATCTCAGCTTATTGTTAAAGAAGCAGAAAAAAATGCCGATCGCATTATTAATGATTCACTTGCTAAAGCGCGGAAGATTTCAATGGATAACGAAGAGCTAAAGAAACAAGCTGCCGTTTATCGCACGCGTTTTCGTATGCTAGTTGAAGCTCAACTCGAGATGCTTAATAATGAAGACTGGGATGGACTTGTAGCCCGATTTGAAGAAGAGGAAGAAGAGCAGCAGGAACAAATCGAAGAAAAAGCGTAA
- the pyrR gene encoding bifunctional pyr operon transcriptional regulator/uracil phosphoribosyltransferase PyrR yields MENKRILLDDQAIRRALTRIAHEILERNKGIENTMLVGIKTRGIYLAERLAERIEQIEGSAISVGEVDITMYRDDLTHKNEDQDPLIKGTSISKDVSDQKVILIDDVLYTGRTVRAAMDALMDLGRPSQIQLAVLVDRGHRELPIRPDYVGKNVPTSKEEIIEVALTEVDDFDQVSLTQS; encoded by the coding sequence ATGGAAAACAAGCGAATTTTGCTAGATGATCAAGCGATTCGAAGAGCACTAACAAGAATTGCGCATGAAATACTAGAACGCAATAAAGGCATCGAAAATACAATGCTTGTTGGGATAAAAACGCGAGGCATCTATTTAGCTGAAAGGTTAGCTGAACGAATTGAGCAAATCGAAGGCTCAGCGATTTCCGTAGGAGAAGTAGACATCACGATGTATCGGGATGACTTAACACACAAAAATGAAGATCAGGATCCGCTGATTAAAGGCACAAGCATCTCCAAAGATGTGAGCGATCAGAAAGTGATACTCATTGACGACGTCCTATATACTGGTAGAACCGTCCGTGCAGCAATGGACGCCTTAATGGATCTCGGTCGTCCATCACAAATTCAACTAGCTGTGCTGGTGGATCGCGGACATAGAGAATTACCGATTCGGCCAGATTACGTTGGTAAGAACGTGCCAACATCAAAAGAAGAAATCATTGAAGTCGCTCTTACAGAAGTAGATGACTTTGATCAAGTTAGCTTAACACAATCATAA
- a CDS encoding YlmC/YmxH family sporulation protein, whose amino-acid sequence MIKISEFQVKDVVNVSNGRKLGHIADLEINLTTGKIEAIVIPGAGKMMGLFARESDVVIPWRNIVKIGSDVILVRHHDTADGESFQKES is encoded by the coding sequence ATGATAAAAATTTCTGAATTTCAGGTCAAAGATGTTGTGAACGTATCGAATGGACGAAAACTTGGTCACATCGCTGATCTGGAAATTAATTTAACTACAGGTAAAATAGAAGCGATTGTGATTCCGGGTGCAGGTAAGATGATGGGGTTATTCGCGAGAGAAAGCGATGTCGTTATTCCGTGGCGAAACATTGTTAAGATCGGTTCCGACGTGATTTTAGTAAGGCATCACGATACGGCAGATGGCGAATCTTTTCAGAAAGAATCGTAA
- a CDS encoding cell division protein SepF has translation MGIKTKFKQFFELDDETIELDEQQENEAYMEEEEPEVSRANRKSKQNVVSLQSVHKNSRVVLVEPRVYAEAQDIADHVKNRKSVVMNLQRIPQDQARRIVDFLSGTVYAVGGDIQKLGPETFLCTPDNVEISGNITDEIYEDE, from the coding sequence TTGGGTATTAAGACGAAATTCAAACAGTTCTTTGAACTTGATGATGAGACAATAGAATTGGATGAGCAGCAGGAGAACGAAGCCTATATGGAAGAAGAAGAGCCTGAAGTAAGCAGGGCAAATCGAAAAAGTAAACAAAATGTTGTCAGTCTTCAAAGCGTTCATAAGAACTCAAGAGTTGTGCTAGTGGAACCTAGAGTGTATGCTGAAGCTCAGGATATTGCTGATCATGTGAAAAATCGGAAGTCCGTTGTCATGAATCTTCAACGTATTCCGCAGGATCAGGCGAGACGAATTGTCGACTTTTTAAGTGGAACCGTCTATGCTGTTGGGGGCGATATTCAGAAGCTTGGTCCGGAGACATTCTTATGTACTCCGGATAACGTTGAAATTTCAGGAAATATCACAGATGAAATTTATGAAGACGAGTAA
- a CDS encoding YggT family protein has protein sequence MNIASILISAVQIYTWILIIYIFMSWIPNARESSIGQMIASIAEPYLAPFRKFIPPIGGMLDISPIVAIFALQFVQYGIAALFSFVS, from the coding sequence TTGAACATTGCTTCAATCTTAATTTCAGCAGTACAAATTTATACGTGGATTCTCATCATTTACATTTTTATGTCATGGATCCCAAATGCAAGAGAATCTTCAATTGGCCAGATGATTGCTTCGATCGCAGAGCCTTACCTTGCACCGTTTCGCAAATTTATTCCACCAATCGGAGGCATGCTTGACATTTCACCGATTGTTGCGATCTTTGCGCTTCAATTCGTCCAATACGGAATCGCTGCTCTCTTTAGTTTCGTAAGTTAA
- the ileS gene encoding isoleucine--tRNA ligase: MSFKETLLMPKTKFPMRGNLPNKEPDMQKEWENINLYAKVQERTKDRPLFVLHDGPPYANGDIHMGHAENKVLKDIIVRYKSMNGFSAPYVPGWDTHGLPIEQALTKKGVDRKKLTVAEFRKKCEEYALKQVDRQREQFKRLGVRGDWDNPYITLHKGYEAQQIKVFGEMAKRGYIYKDKKTVYWSPTSESALAEAEIEYHDKRSPSIYVAFDVKDGKGVLAGDEKFIIWTTTPWTIPSNLAIALNEKFEYSVVDADGTKYVVATELVDQLKEEFEWTNVSEVKRVKGSELEYVTAQHPIYDRESLVILGEHVTLDAGTGCVHTAPGHGEDDYLIGRKYKLDILCPVDEKGVFTDEAPGFEGMFYDKANKPITEKLEEAGALVKLTFFTHSYPHDWRTKKPIIFRATEQWFASIKEFRPELLQAVADVNWFPTWGEIRLHNMVKDREDWCISRQRAWGVPIPVFYGENNEPIITDETISHVSDLFREHGSNIWFEWDAKDLLPEGFTSEHSPNGEFRKEMDIMDVWFDSGSSHQAVLEERSDLVRPADLYLEGSDQYRGWFNSSLSTAVAVTGKAPYKAVLSHGFILDGEGKKMSKSLGNTMVPNDVMKQLGADILRLWVSSADYQADVRVSDDILKQVAEVYRKIRNTFRFMLGNLEGFDPAQHQVAYENLGELDQYMLVKLNNLVSKVKKAYDEYQFLTVYNTIHNFFTIEMSSFYLDIAKDTLYIEHEDHPKRRAIQTVLYQTAVALTKLLSPIIPHTAEEVWQYVPGEKEEYVQLSDMPEVKIFEGTTDLEQKWDHVMELRDEVLKALEEARNEKVIGKSLTAQLHIYADKGTKELLEGVANLEKLFIVSGATVAGTKAEAPTEAKVYEELAIAVSPAEGETCERCWQVKTDVGTDSEYPTLCASCAETVKNHY; encoded by the coding sequence ATGAGCTTCAAAGAAACGCTCTTAATGCCAAAAACAAAATTTCCGATGAGAGGAAATTTACCAAATAAAGAGCCCGACATGCAAAAAGAATGGGAAAACATTAACCTTTATGCAAAAGTCCAGGAAAGAACGAAAGACCGTCCATTGTTTGTGCTACACGATGGACCTCCATATGCGAATGGTGACATTCATATGGGCCACGCTGAAAACAAAGTGTTGAAAGATATCATCGTTCGTTATAAATCAATGAACGGTTTCAGTGCACCTTACGTTCCGGGTTGGGATACACATGGGCTTCCAATTGAGCAGGCGTTAACAAAAAAAGGTGTCGATCGTAAAAAGTTAACGGTAGCTGAATTTAGAAAGAAATGTGAAGAGTACGCATTAAAACAAGTCGATCGTCAGCGCGAGCAGTTTAAGCGTCTTGGTGTTCGAGGCGATTGGGATAACCCGTACATCACACTTCATAAAGGCTACGAAGCTCAACAAATCAAAGTGTTCGGTGAAATGGCGAAGCGCGGTTACATCTATAAAGATAAGAAAACTGTTTACTGGTCTCCAACTTCTGAATCTGCATTAGCAGAAGCTGAAATCGAGTATCATGATAAGCGCTCTCCTTCCATCTATGTTGCATTTGATGTCAAAGATGGTAAAGGTGTGCTTGCAGGTGATGAGAAGTTTATTATCTGGACTACAACACCATGGACGATCCCTTCTAACCTTGCGATTGCGTTAAATGAGAAATTTGAGTACAGCGTTGTTGATGCTGACGGAACAAAATATGTCGTTGCAACAGAACTTGTTGACCAGTTAAAAGAAGAGTTTGAATGGACGAACGTAAGTGAAGTGAAGCGCGTTAAAGGTAGCGAGCTTGAATACGTAACAGCTCAGCATCCGATCTATGACCGTGAGTCTCTTGTTATTCTTGGTGAGCACGTCACGCTTGACGCTGGTACAGGATGCGTTCACACGGCTCCTGGACACGGGGAAGATGACTACTTGATCGGACGAAAGTATAAACTTGATATCCTTTGCCCGGTCGATGAAAAAGGGGTCTTTACAGATGAAGCTCCTGGTTTTGAAGGGATGTTTTATGATAAAGCGAATAAGCCAATTACAGAGAAGCTTGAAGAAGCAGGCGCTCTCGTAAAGCTTACGTTCTTCACGCACTCTTATCCGCATGATTGGCGTACGAAGAAACCAATTATCTTCCGTGCAACAGAACAATGGTTTGCTTCTATTAAAGAGTTCCGTCCAGAGCTACTTCAAGCTGTGGCAGATGTGAATTGGTTCCCTACTTGGGGCGAGATTCGCCTTCATAATATGGTAAAAGATCGTGAAGATTGGTGCATCTCTCGTCAACGCGCATGGGGCGTTCCGATCCCGGTATTTTATGGCGAAAATAATGAGCCAATCATTACAGATGAAACAATTTCTCACGTATCCGATCTATTCCGTGAACATGGATCAAATATCTGGTTTGAATGGGATGCAAAAGACCTTCTCCCTGAAGGATTTACTTCAGAGCACAGTCCGAATGGAGAATTCCGGAAAGAAATGGACATCATGGACGTTTGGTTTGATTCAGGTTCATCTCACCAGGCTGTACTAGAAGAGCGCAGTGATCTCGTTCGTCCTGCTGACTTGTATCTTGAAGGTTCTGATCAGTATCGTGGTTGGTTTAACTCATCTCTTTCTACAGCTGTAGCTGTAACTGGAAAAGCACCTTATAAAGCGGTTCTAAGCCACGGCTTTATCCTCGATGGTGAAGGAAAGAAAATGAGTAAATCTCTAGGAAACACAATGGTACCGAACGATGTAATGAAGCAATTAGGCGCAGATATCCTTCGTCTTTGGGTCTCATCAGCTGATTACCAGGCTGACGTGAGAGTATCAGATGATATTCTAAAACAAGTAGCTGAAGTGTATCGTAAAATTCGTAACACGTTCCGTTTTATGCTTGGTAACTTGGAAGGCTTTGATCCAGCTCAGCATCAAGTCGCTTATGAAAACCTAGGTGAACTTGATCAGTATATGCTTGTGAAGCTAAACAATTTAGTATCAAAAGTGAAGAAAGCTTACGATGAGTATCAATTCTTAACGGTTTACAACACGATTCATAACTTCTTCACAATTGAAATGAGTTCCTTCTACCTTGATATTGCAAAAGATACGCTTTATATCGAGCATGAAGATCATCCAAAACGCCGTGCGATTCAAACTGTTCTTTATCAGACGGCTGTAGCGTTAACAAAACTTCTTTCTCCAATTATCCCGCATACAGCTGAGGAAGTTTGGCAATATGTTCCTGGTGAAAAGGAAGAGTATGTACAGCTTTCTGATATGCCAGAAGTGAAAATCTTTGAAGGCACTACAGATCTAGAGCAAAAATGGGATCATGTCATGGAACTTCGCGATGAAGTGCTTAAGGCATTAGAAGAAGCTCGTAACGAGAAAGTAATCGGTAAATCATTAACAGCTCAGCTTCATATTTACGCTGATAAAGGAACGAAGGAGTTGCTTGAAGGCGTAGCGAATCTTGAGAAGCTCTTTATCGTATCTGGTGCTACAGTTGCCGGTACGAAGGCTGAAGCACCTACAGAAGCGAAAGTATATGAAGAACTAGCGATCGCTGTTTCACCTGCTGAAGGAGAAACGTGTGAGCGCTGCTGGCAAGTGAAAACGGATGTTGGCACTGATAGCGAGTACCCAACTCTTTGTGCTAGCTGTGCTGAAACGGTTAAAAATCATTACTAA
- the sigG gene encoding RNA polymerase sporulation sigma factor SigG, whose product MTRNKVEICGVDTSKLPVLKNEKMRILFKQMQEGDISAREELVNGNLRLVLSVIQRFNNRGEYVDDLFQVGCIGLMKSIDNFDLGQNVKFSTYAVPMIIGEIRRYLRDNNPIRVSRSLRDIAYKSLQIRDKLMTKNSKEPNPTEIAKELGVTKEEVVFALDAIQDPVSLFEPIYNDGGDPIFVMDQISDDKQKDIQWLEDIALKEAMTRLNQRENLILQMRFFQGKTQMEVADEIGISQAQVSRLEKAAIHQMNKNIQS is encoded by the coding sequence TTGACACGAAACAAAGTCGAGATTTGTGGAGTAGATACCTCCAAACTTCCTGTACTTAAAAATGAGAAGATGAGAATTCTTTTTAAGCAGATGCAGGAAGGGGATATATCAGCACGTGAAGAATTAGTTAACGGAAATTTAAGGCTAGTTCTAAGCGTGATCCAGCGATTCAATAATCGAGGAGAATATGTGGATGATCTTTTTCAGGTAGGGTGTATTGGCCTGATGAAATCCATAGATAACTTTGATTTAGGGCAAAACGTGAAATTCTCTACTTATGCAGTGCCAATGATCATTGGTGAAATTCGTAGGTATCTCCGTGATAATAACCCAATTCGGGTTTCGCGATCATTGCGGGATATCGCTTATAAGTCTCTCCAGATTAGAGATAAGTTAATGACGAAGAATTCTAAGGAACCAAATCCCACCGAAATTGCAAAAGAGCTAGGCGTAACGAAAGAAGAAGTTGTGTTTGCGCTCGACGCCATTCAGGATCCTGTTTCATTATTTGAACCGATCTATAATGATGGTGGTGATCCGATCTTTGTAATGGATCAAATCAGCGACGATAAACAAAAAGATATTCAGTGGTTAGAGGATATTGCACTTAAAGAGGCAATGACTCGATTAAATCAACGAGAAAATTTGATTTTACAAATGCGGTTTTTCCAGGGGAAAACCCAAATGGAAGTAGCGGATGAGATTGGGATATCACAGGCCCAGGTGTCTCGTCTTGAAAAAGCCGCGATCCATCAAATGAATAAAAATATTCAAAGTTAG
- the pgeF gene encoding peptidoglycan editing factor PgeF yields the protein MANEPFHATMKQTSLELKFPDQAERKNQPIAGFSTRRNGVSQTPFSSLNLGFHVPDEAKDVLENREILAGDIERPLNQWVVGEQIHGAALAKIFSKDKGRGSTDHHDAISSVDGLYTDDEGVLLTALYADCVPLYFYAPKANRVGLAHAGWKGTTKNIAGEMINAWKQDGIKAEDIYAAIGPSIGKCCYEVDDGVVNQVNSLLLNKATLYEETSKGKYQLDLKTVNRELLLKAGVQSSHLSTSSYCTSCSDLFFSHRKEEGKTGRMMAYIGLGEV from the coding sequence GTGGCGAACGAACCATTTCATGCAACAATGAAACAAACTTCACTGGAACTGAAATTTCCAGATCAAGCTGAGCGAAAAAATCAACCAATTGCAGGTTTTTCGACTCGCAGAAACGGAGTTAGCCAGACTCCGTTTTCTAGCTTGAATCTTGGATTTCACGTACCAGATGAAGCGAAAGATGTGCTCGAGAACCGAGAAATTCTTGCAGGTGATATTGAGCGACCACTAAATCAGTGGGTCGTTGGAGAACAAATCCACGGCGCGGCTCTTGCAAAGATTTTTTCAAAGGATAAAGGACGTGGATCAACGGATCATCACGATGCGATTTCAAGCGTCGACGGATTATATACAGATGACGAGGGTGTTTTATTAACGGCTCTTTATGCAGATTGTGTTCCATTATATTTTTATGCCCCAAAAGCGAATCGGGTTGGTCTTGCCCACGCAGGGTGGAAAGGAACGACGAAGAATATTGCTGGAGAGATGATCAATGCCTGGAAGCAAGATGGTATAAAGGCTGAGGATATTTATGCAGCGATAGGACCTTCTATTGGGAAGTGCTGTTACGAAGTTGATGATGGAGTAGTCAATCAGGTCAATTCACTCCTTTTAAATAAAGCTACACTGTATGAAGAGACGTCAAAAGGAAAATATCAGCTTGATTTAAAAACTGTTAATCGGGAATTACTTCTAAAGGCTGGTGTTCAATCGAGTCATCTATCAACTAGTAGCTACTGTACAAGCTGCAGCGATCTGTTTTTCTCTCACCGAAAGGAAGAAGGGAAAACTGGAAGAATGATGGCATACATAGGACTCGGGGAGGTATAG
- a CDS encoding YggS family pyridoxal phosphate-dependent enzyme, producing the protein MDVRESFTTIKEKINAAAEASSRNPERVNVVAVTKYVSVKRTKEALDAGLTHFGESRDEGLLEKVEALGTTPSWHFIGTLQSRKVKEVLPFVDYIHSLDRLSLAKEIQKRADREINCFVQVNVSGEDSKHGLSLDQTIPFIESLKEFSSIKVIGLMTMAPHTDDRNEIRSVFKQLRELGERIQNLSLSHAPCNELSMGMSNDYEIAVEEGATYVRIGSSLVGNEK; encoded by the coding sequence GTGGATGTAAGAGAAAGTTTCACTACGATTAAAGAAAAAATAAACGCAGCAGCCGAAGCTTCTAGCCGAAATCCAGAGCGAGTAAACGTCGTAGCTGTTACAAAATACGTAAGTGTTAAACGTACAAAAGAAGCGCTCGATGCAGGGTTAACGCATTTTGGTGAAAGTCGTGATGAAGGACTTTTAGAAAAAGTGGAAGCACTTGGGACAACGCCCTCCTGGCACTTTATCGGAACGCTACAATCACGTAAAGTAAAAGAAGTTCTTCCATTTGTAGACTATATTCATTCACTTGATCGTCTTTCTTTAGCAAAAGAAATACAGAAACGAGCCGATCGTGAAATTAACTGTTTTGTACAGGTGAACGTATCTGGTGAAGATTCCAAGCATGGCTTATCATTAGATCAAACGATTCCTTTTATTGAATCGCTGAAAGAGTTCTCATCGATTAAAGTGATCGGGTTAATGACAATGGCTCCGCATACAGATGATCGAAATGAAATTCGATCGGTCTTTAAGCAACTCCGTGAGCTGGGAGAACGTATTCAAAACCTTTCACTCAGTCATGCTCCTTGCAACGAGCTTTCAATGGGCATGTCTAACGATTATGAAATTGCAGTTGAAGAAGGTGCAACTTACGTTCGAATTGGATCGTCACTTGTCGGTAATGAAAAATAA